Proteins co-encoded in one Kocuria flava genomic window:
- a CDS encoding AMP-binding enzyme: MGFLAEAFVGCLPAQVDEDGIFHIVDRWKDMYISGGENVYPAEVESVLYQHPDVVLASVVGMPHERWGETGRAFVVLSGRSTATAEELRTWCRERLASYKVPTDVEFLDDLPRNATGKILKKELRTVMSR, encoded by the coding sequence TTGGGTTTTCTGGCGGAGGCGTTCGTAGGGTGTCTGCCCGCCCAGGTCGATGAGGACGGCATCTTCCACATCGTGGACCGGTGGAAGGACATGTACATCTCCGGCGGGGAGAACGTGTACCCCGCCGAGGTCGAGAGCGTGCTCTACCAGCACCCCGACGTCGTGCTGGCCTCCGTGGTCGGGATGCCGCACGAGCGGTGGGGCGAGACCGGCAGGGCGTTCGTGGTGCTGAGCGGGCGCTCCACCGCGACCGCCGAGGAGCTGCGCACCTGGTGCCGCGAGCGCCTGGCCTCCTACAAGGTGCCCACCGACGTAGAGTTCCTGGACGACCTGCCCCGCAACGCGACCGGCAAGATCCTCAAGAAGGAGCTGCGCACCGTGATGAGCCGATGA
- a CDS encoding AraC family transcriptional regulator has protein sequence MTQVDLVCGFSHLGRFSALFRGEYGVQPSPVLDRARKRGPWS, from the coding sequence GTGACGCAGGTGGACCTCGTCTGCGGGTTCTCGCACCTCGGCCGGTTCTCGGCCCTGTTCCGCGGGGAGTACGGCGTCCAGCCCTCGCCCGTTCTGGACCGAGCACGCAAGCGCGGACCCTGGAGTTGA
- a CDS encoding NAD-dependent epimerase/dehydratase family protein, producing the protein MADTDSGERPRVAVLGATGLLGSRVVAHLRARGAEVVEVSRRHEVRDLAEPARAVAAHRGGRRRVLRVPVYLTALGNGDLLPRGEVTTAPTRFEDWLRAGS; encoded by the coding sequence ATGGCGGACACGGACAGCGGCGAGCGCCCGAGGGTGGCGGTTCTGGGCGCGACCGGGCTGCTGGGCTCGCGGGTGGTGGCGCACCTGAGGGCGCGCGGGGCCGAGGTCGTCGAGGTCTCGCGCCGGCACGAGGTCCGCGACCTGGCGGAGCCGGCCCGCGCGGTCGCCGCGCACCGCGGCGGGCGCCGACGGGTGCTGCGGGTGCCCGTGTATCTCACCGCCCTCGGCAACGGCGACCTCCTACCCCGGGGCGAGGTCACGACCGCCCCGACCCGGTTCGAGGACTGGTTGCGCGCGGGCTCCTGA
- a CDS encoding AMP-binding protein, which produces MASLPGFDEARLRPVVVAVGGSPVPRTLVDQWAAKGVRVMADFGATEAGSTILTMSPRGSDGPSAIGIPVIHAECSVRDLEGAEVPAGQIGELWVRGPLLMQGYWNKPEETAKAITPEG; this is translated from the coding sequence ATGGCCTCCCTGCCGGGATTCGATGAGGCGAGGCTGCGGCCCGTCGTCGTCGCCGTCGGAGGCTCCCCCGTCCCCCGCACCCTCGTGGACCAGTGGGCCGCCAAGGGCGTGCGGGTCATGGCCGACTTCGGCGCCACCGAGGCCGGATCCACCATCCTCACCATGTCCCCGCGCGGCAGCGACGGCCCCTCGGCCATCGGGATCCCGGTGATCCACGCCGAGTGCAGCGTCCGCGACCTCGAGGGCGCGGAGGTTCCCGCCGGGCAGATCGGCGAATTGTGGGTGCGCGGTCCCCTGCTCATGCAGGGGTACTGGAACAAACCGGAGGAGACGGCGAAGGCCATCACGCCCGAGGGCTAG
- a CDS encoding EcsC family protein gives MQNNAYVNAGHDLPESSDSTKREKISARAMQVAETVLNVGVDGKGPWKGSIEVAEEHLAKHGDVEKAIERLIATHVRITSGSGFLTGLGGLLTLPAAVPADFTALWLTQARLAGAIAHLRGYDLRSEEVRSVVLISLIGSSATEVLAAAGVEIGTKTAVGVIKQVPGKVLIEINKKVGFRLVTKAGSKGIVNLTKLAPIAGGIVGGGVNLVSTRAVGAWAKTNFSADSSDG, from the coding sequence ATGCAAAACAATGCGTACGTCAATGCTGGGCACGATCTTCCTGAATCGTCGGACTCCACGAAACGGGAGAAGATCAGCGCCCGCGCCATGCAGGTCGCCGAGACGGTGCTCAACGTCGGGGTCGACGGCAAAGGTCCGTGGAAGGGCTCGATCGAGGTCGCGGAGGAGCATCTCGCCAAGCACGGGGACGTCGAGAAGGCCATCGAGCGGCTCATCGCTACCCATGTGCGGATCACCTCTGGCTCGGGGTTCCTGACCGGGCTGGGTGGACTTCTGACACTGCCTGCGGCCGTGCCCGCGGATTTCACCGCACTGTGGCTGACCCAGGCCCGCCTTGCCGGCGCGATCGCGCACCTGCGCGGGTACGACCTCCGGTCCGAAGAAGTGCGTTCCGTCGTCCTGATCTCCTTGATCGGCTCCTCGGCGACTGAGGTGCTGGCTGCAGCAGGCGTGGAGATCGGCACCAAGACGGCGGTCGGCGTGATCAAGCAGGTGCCCGGAAAGGTGCTGATCGAGATCAACAAGAAGGTGGGATTCCGTCTCGTCACGAAGGCGGGTTCGAAGGGCATCGTCAACCTGACCAAGCTTGCGCCCATTGCGGGCGGCATTGTCGGCGGCGGCGTCAATCTCGTCAGCACCCGGGCCGTGGGCGCATGGGCGAAGACCAACTTCTCGGCCGACAGCTCGGACGGCTGA
- a CDS encoding TIGR03084 family metal-binding protein — protein sequence MTRPDPAALLADLRQEGDLLEELLRPLPAEDWDRPTPAQGWTIRHQVAHLTWTERTVLTALEEPEVFAQLRERFRAEADVVDRGAQEGAARPPAEILASWQDSRRRVLERLAAVPEGERIPWIGPPMGAPMMASARIMETFAHGQDVRDALGVPPVASHRLRHVAHLGVATRDYAFTQRRLDPPAEPFRVELTHEDGTWTWGPSEAAQRVTGPALDFALLATRRRHRRDGDLVAEGPDADAWLDIVQAFAGRPGPGREPLPQAE from the coding sequence ATGACCCGCCCCGACCCCGCTGCCCTGCTGGCCGACCTGCGCCAGGAGGGGGACCTGCTCGAGGAGCTGCTGCGCCCGCTGCCCGCCGAGGACTGGGACCGCCCCACCCCGGCGCAGGGGTGGACGATCCGCCACCAGGTCGCCCACCTCACCTGGACGGAGCGGACCGTGCTGACCGCCCTCGAGGAGCCGGAGGTCTTCGCGCAGCTGCGGGAGCGGTTCCGGGCGGAGGCCGACGTCGTCGACCGCGGCGCCCAGGAGGGTGCCGCACGGCCCCCGGCCGAGATCCTGGCGTCCTGGCAGGACAGCCGCCGCCGGGTGCTCGAGCGGCTCGCCGCCGTGCCGGAGGGCGAGCGCATCCCGTGGATCGGCCCGCCCATGGGTGCGCCCATGATGGCCAGCGCCCGGATCATGGAGACCTTCGCCCACGGCCAGGACGTCCGCGACGCCCTCGGGGTTCCCCCGGTGGCCTCGCACCGGCTGCGGCACGTCGCCCACCTGGGCGTGGCCACCCGCGACTACGCCTTCACGCAGCGCCGGCTGGACCCGCCGGCCGAGCCGTTCCGCGTCGAGCTCACCCACGAGGACGGGACCTGGACCTGGGGCCCGTCCGAGGCGGCCCAGCGCGTGACCGGCCCGGCCCTGGACTTCGCGCTGCTCGCCACCCGGCGGCGGCACCGCCGGGACGGGGACCTCGTCGCCGAGGGCCCCGACGCCGACGCGTGGCTCGACATCGTCCAGGCGTTCGCCGGCCGGCCGGGCCCGGGGCGGGAGCCGTTGCCTCAGGCGGAGTAA
- a CDS encoding IS110 family transposase has product MSEQPQPAVFVGLDVGKSDHHAVAVTAAGKTVYDKALPNDETRLRAILTDLAAAHGPVLMVVDQPATIGALPVAVAEGTDGVQVAYLPGLAMRRIADLHPGTAKTDARDALIIAEAARTMPHTLRDIQVDEAQIAELAVLAGFDDDLATQITATSNRLRGMLTQIHPALERVLGSRVTHPAVADLLSRYPTPAKLAAAGRGHVRARLKKHAPRLAETLTEEIFDALGQQTVVVAGTEAAATVVPILAGQLAGLIHQRATVAAQVEALVEAHPLCPVLTSMPGIGVRTAARILTEVVGKDFRDAGHLASYAGIAPVTRRSGTSIRGEHAAKGGNKRLKRALFLSAFASLNHPPSRAYYDRKRAQGKRHNQAIIALARRRTDVLFAMLRDGTLYQDPTEPQNTSPVALAA; this is encoded by the coding sequence ATGTCAGAGCAACCACAACCGGCGGTGTTCGTCGGCCTCGACGTCGGCAAGTCCGACCACCACGCCGTGGCGGTGACGGCTGCGGGGAAGACGGTCTACGACAAGGCCCTGCCTAACGACGAGACCCGGCTGCGGGCCATCCTCACCGACCTGGCCGCGGCCCATGGGCCGGTGCTGATGGTCGTGGACCAGCCGGCCACGATCGGGGCGTTGCCGGTGGCCGTCGCCGAAGGCACCGATGGCGTACAGGTGGCCTACCTGCCCGGGCTGGCGATGCGCCGGATCGCCGATCTGCACCCGGGCACGGCCAAGACCGACGCCCGCGACGCACTGATCATCGCCGAGGCCGCCCGGACCATGCCGCACACCCTGCGCGACATCCAGGTCGATGAGGCCCAGATCGCCGAACTGGCCGTGCTGGCCGGCTTCGACGACGACCTCGCCACCCAGATCACCGCCACCTCCAACCGCCTACGGGGCATGCTCACCCAGATCCACCCCGCCCTGGAACGGGTCCTGGGATCGCGGGTGACCCACCCGGCGGTCGCCGATCTGCTCAGCCGCTACCCGACCCCGGCCAAGCTCGCCGCGGCCGGCAGGGGCCACGTGCGGGCAAGGCTCAAGAAGCACGCACCCCGGCTGGCCGAGACCCTCACCGAGGAAATCTTCGACGCTCTGGGGCAGCAGACCGTGGTCGTGGCCGGCACCGAGGCCGCCGCCACCGTCGTGCCGATCCTGGCCGGGCAGCTGGCCGGCCTGATCCACCAACGGGCCACGGTGGCCGCCCAGGTCGAGGCCCTCGTGGAGGCCCACCCTCTTTGCCCGGTCCTGACCTCGATGCCCGGGATAGGGGTCAGGACCGCCGCGAGAATCCTCACCGAGGTCGTCGGCAAGGACTTCCGAGATGCCGGGCATTTGGCCTCCTACGCCGGGATCGCCCCGGTCACCCGAAGGTCGGGAACCTCGATCCGCGGCGAGCACGCCGCCAAGGGCGGCAACAAACGCCTGAAGCGGGCACTGTTCCTCTCGGCCTTCGCCTCACTCAACCACCCACCCTCGAGGGCCTACTACGACCGGAAACGCGCCCAGGGCAAACGCCACAACCAGGCGATCATCGCCCTGGCCCGCCGACGGACCGACGTCCTGTTCGCCATGCTGCGCGACGGCACCCTCTACCAAGACCCCACCGAGCCCCAGAACACGTCACCGGTGGCCCTGGCCGCTTGA